A single region of the Zygotorulaspora mrakii chromosome 4, complete sequence genome encodes:
- a CDS encoding SEC14 family lipid-binding protein (similar to Saccharomyces cerevisiae YKL091C and SEC14 (YMR079W); ancestral locus Anc_2.491) → MVTQEERKLLESYPQVCAPGSCSGCPGNTDEAQENALSQLREELTSEGYEERLDDSTLLRFLRARKFDVALAKEMFTACEKWRKEYDTDTILTDFKYEEKPLVAKFYPQYYHKTDIEGRPVYIEELGSVNLTEMYKITTQERMLKNLVWEYESFVKYRLPACSRYCGNLVETSCTIMDLKGISISSAYQVLSYVREASYIGQNYYPERMGKFYLINAPFGFSTAFRLFKPFLDPVTVSKIFIHGSSYKKDLLKQIPEENLPAKFGGKSEVSEADGGLYLSDIGPWRDPKFIGPEGEAPQVYHV, encoded by the exons ATGGTTACC caagaagaaaggaagCTTTTAGAGTCATACCCTCAGGTTTGCGCACCGGGTTCCTGTTCAGGATGCCCAGGTAACACTGATGAGGCCCAAGAGAATGCACTTTCACAACTCAGAGAGGAGTTGACGTCAGAGGGTTACGAAGAGCGTCTTGATGACTCTACGCTTTTGCGTTTCCTGAGAGCGAGAAAGTTTGACGTTGCTTTGGCTAAAGAAATGTTTACGGCGTGCGAGAAAtggagaaaagaatatgaTACTGATACTATTTTGACAGACTTCAAATATGAGGAAAAGCCATTAGTCGCTAAATTCTATCCACAATACTATCACAAGACAGATATCGAGGGACGTCCAGTCTACATCGAAGAGTTGGGCTCTGTGAACCTAACAGAAATGTACAAGATTACGACGCAAGAGCGtatgttgaaaaatctggTTTGGGAATACGAATCATTTGTTAAATATAGATTGCCTGCATGCTCCAGATATTGTGGGAATCTTGTCGAGACTTCGTGTACGATTATGGATTTGAAAGGTATTTCTATTTCGAGCGCATATCAAGTCCTATCCTACGTGAGAGAGGCATCCTACATTGGACAAAACTATTATCCGGAGCGCATGGGTAAGTTCTATTTGATCAATGCACCATTTGGATTTTCCACTGCTTTTAGATTGTTCAAGCCGTTCTTGGACCCCGTCAcagtttcaaagattttcatTCACGGTTCATCTTATAAAAAGGATCTATTGAAACAAATTCCGGAAGAAAATTTGCCTGCAAAATTCGGTGGTAAATCAGAAGTTAGCGAAGCGGACGGTGGTCTGTACCTATCCGATATTGGTCCATGGAGAGATCCAAAATTCATAGGTCCTGAGGGAGAAGCTCCACAGGTTTATCATGTATAA
- the NAM7 gene encoding ATP-dependent RNA helicase NAM7 (similar to Saccharomyces cerevisiae NAM7 (YMR080C); ancestral locus Anc_2.489) codes for MYRQGSDADSEVNEYEDEINEMMNEVDPQLNTERSLVTSEHACAYCGIDSPTSVVRCYTCRKWFCNSKHGCSSSHIVNHLVLSHHNVVSLHPDSDLGDTVLECYNCGCKNVFLLGFVSAKREAVVVLLCRIPCAQTKNANWDTDQWQPLIEDRQLLSWVAEEPPNEDKLKARLITPSQMSKLEAKWKSNKDATLNDIEISEEQEEIPPTLLRYQDAYEYQRTYGPLIKLEADYDQQLKESQALEHISVTWSLALNNRRLASFALSTFESNELKVAVGDEMLLRYSGLQHPEWEGRGYIVRLPSSFQDEFTLELRPSKVPPPIHLGTGFTAEFIWKGTSYTRMQDALKKFAVDKKSVSGFLYYKILGHEIVDIDFNVPLPKEFSIPAFAQLNASQSYAVENALQKPLSLIQGPPGTGKTVTSATIVYHLSKLHKDRILVCAPSNVAVDHLALKLRNLGLKVVRVTAKSREDVESSVSDIALHNLVGRSSQGELKKLLKLKEDVGELSLRDTKRFVKLVKKAESEILKKADVVCCTCVGAGDKRLDTKFSTVLIDESTQASEPECLIPIVKGAKQIILVGDHQQLGPVILERKAGDAGLNQSLFERFISLGHVPIRLEVQYRMNPHLSELPSNMFYEGSLQNGVTIEQRTVKNSSFPWPIHDVPMMFWANYGREEISAKGTSYLNRIEAMNCEKVITRLFKDGVKPEQIGVITPYEGQRAFILQYMQMNGSLDKELYINVEVASVDAFQGREKDYTILSCVRANDQQVIGFLSDPRRLNVGLTRAKYGLVILGNPSALSRNIIWNNLLLHFREKGCLVEGSLNNLQLCTVQLTRNHPKRNQKDRYAFNLGAGASEFPSYQDFDTQSLMSFGQAETFNNATKELSSYLNNQLWSTENPAGRRDRANPANGSHNMHSQLHDGEELLSDELRKGLNSLHI; via the coding sequence ATGTACCGCCAGGGTAGCGACGCTGACTCGGAGGTCAATGAATACGAAGATGAGATCAATGAGATGATGAACGAGGTTGATCCGCAACTGAACACTGAGCGAAGTCTGGTTACTTCTGAGCATGCGTGCGCTTACTGTGGTATCGACTCACCAACCTCTGTGGTCAGGTGTTACACCTGTCGTAAGTGGTTCTGTAACTCTAAGCACGGCTGCTCAAGCTCGCATATCGTTAACCATTTGGTTCTGTCTCACCATAATGTCGTTTCTTTGCATCCGGATTCTGATTTAGGTGATACTGTGCTGGAATGCTATAATTGCGGTTGCAAGAACGTGTTCCTGTTGGGGTTTGTTTCCGCAAAGAGAGAAGCGGTGGTTGTATTATTATGTCGTATCCCTTGTGCCCAGACGAAGAACGCTAACTGGGACACAGATCAGTGGCAACCTTTAATCGAAGATAGACAGTTGTTGAGTTGGGTCGCCGAAGAACCTCCAAATGAAGATAAGTTGAAGGCAAGACTGATCACCCCGTCACAAATGTCTAAACTGGAAGCAAAGTGGAAATCAAATAAAGATGCAACCTTGAATGACATCGAAATATCCGAAGAACAGGAGGAAATCCCGCCAACATTGCTGAGATACCAAGATGCTTATGAATATCAAAGAACCTATGGCCCTCTGATCAAGCTGGAGGCCGACTACGATCAACAACTGAAGGAGTCACAGGCATTAGAACACATTTCAGTCACGTGGTCACTCGCGTTGAATAATAGGCGTCTAGCATCATTCGCATTATCCACATTCGAATCGAATGAGCTAAAGGTGGCTGTTGGTGATGAAATGCTTCTTAGATATTCAGGGTTGCAACATCCAGAATGGGAGGGTAGAGGGTATATCGTTAGATTACCAAGTAGTTTTCAGGATGAATTTACCCTTGAATTAAGGCCAAGCAAAGTACCACCACCGATTCATCTAGGTACCGGGTTTACAGCTGAGTTCATTTGGAAAGGTACGTCTTATACCAGGATGCAGgatgctttgaaaaaattcgctgttgataaaaaatcagTTTCCGGATTTTTATATTATAAAATCTTAGGTcatgaaattgttgatattgattttaatGTTCCTTTGCCAAAAGAATTCTCAATACCGGCATTTGCACAGTTGAATGCATCACAATCGTATGCTGTTGAGAATGCTCTTCAAAAGCCATTATCTTTAATTCAAGGTCCACCAGGTACAGGTAAAACAGTTACTTCAGCAACAATCGTCTATCATTTATCCAAACTACATAAGGATCGTATCCTTGTATGTGCTCCATCAAATGTTGCGGTTGATCATTTAGCTTTGAAACTAAGAAATCTTGGACTTAAAGTTGTTAGGGTCACTGCAAAGAGCAGAGAAGACGTGGAAAGCTCGGTTTCTGATATTGCACTACACAATTTGGTTGGAAGGTCATCACAAggtgaattgaaaaagttattaaagttgaaagaagatGTTGGAGAGTTATCATTAAGAGATACAAAGAGATTTGTTAAATTAGTCAAGAAAGCAGAATCtgaaattctgaaaaaagcTGATGTTGTTTGTTGTACTTGTGTCGGTGCTGGCGATAAGAGATTAGATACTAAGTTTAGTACCGTTTTGATTGATGAAAGTACGCAGGCTTCTGAACCTGAATGTTTAATTCCAATAGTGAAAGGGGCAAAACAAATTATCTTAGTTGGTGATCATCAACAATTAGGTCCTGTTATATTGGAACGTAAAGCTGGTGATGCGGGGTTAAACCAGtcattatttgaaagattcatCTCATTAGGCCACGTTCCTATTCGCTTAGAAGTTCAATACCGTATGAATCCTCATTTAAGTGAATTACCAAGTAATATGTTTTACGAAGGTAGTTTACAAAATGGTGTAACCATAGAACAACGTACCGTAAAAAATAGCTCATTTCCATGGCCTATCCATGACGTCCCAATGATGTTTTGGGCTAATTATGGTAGAGAAGAAATATCTGCTAAAGGTACTTCGTATCTAAACAGAATAGAAGCAATGAACTGTGAAAAAGTAATAACAAGACTATTTAAAGACGGTGTTAAACCTGAACAGATTGGTGTTATAACCCCTTATGAAGGTCAAAGAGCTTTTATTTTACAGTACATGCAAATGAATGGTTCATTGGATAAAGAACTGTATATTAATGTGGAAGTCGCATCCGTTGATGCATTTCAAGGTCGTGAGAAGGATTATACAATTCTATCATGTGTTCGTGCAAATGATCAACAGGTGATTGGTTTCCTAAGTGATCCACGTCGTCTAAATGTGGGTCTAACTCGTGCAAAATATGGATTAGTGATATTAGGTAACCCTAGTGCACTGTCAAGAAATATTATCTGGAATAATCTTCTATTACATTTTAGAGAGAAAGGTTGCTTAGTTGAAGgttctttgaataatttaCAATTATGCACGGTACAACTAACGCGAAATCACCCgaaaagaaatcaaaaagatagATATGCATTCAATTTGGGCGCAGGAGCCAGTGAATTTCCCAGCTATCAGGATTTTGATACTCAAAGTTTAATGTCTTTTGGTCAAGCCGAAACTTTTAACAATGCTACCAAAGAATTATCCTCTTATCTAAATAATCAACTTTGGAGTACTGAAAACCCCGCTGGCCGTCGCGATAGAGCAAATCCTGCAAATGGATCACATAACATGCATTCGCAGCTACACGATGGAGAAGAACTTCTATCAGATGAGCTTCGCAAAGGTTTGAACTCACTTCATATTTAA
- the YJU3 gene encoding acylglycerol lipase (similar to Saccharomyces cerevisiae YJU3 (YKL094W); ancestral locus Anc_2.487), with protein sequence MSYPYECATEVPETQYEQFDQANFAFIQWKTATETPKGRVLIVHGFCEHCKIQHRLMDNLAQNGYESFTFDQRGAGLTSPGKLRGRTDEHHTFKDLDHFVEKNLEQCRENNTPLVLFGHSMGGGIVLQYAAHGRFRSRVAAFSCTGPLILLHPHSRPSRLVSLLSPLLAKCLPSFQIDTELDLDGITSDKRYQDFLKHDIPLSTPLIGTLRQIYDFLKRGEALYENRGGHISANFIRDRPVLVMHGTDDTINDPAASKHFVETVCPAEDKTLKLYREAKHSILSLETDDVFRTVFDDYLAWLNRCCVSK encoded by the coding sequence ATGAGCTACCCCTACGAGTGTGCGACCGAGGTCCCCGAGACGCAATACGAGCAGTTCGACCAAGCCAACTTCGCCTTCATCCAATGGAAGACCGCCACCGAGACCCCCAAGGGACGTGTGCTGATTGTCCACGGGTTCTGCGAGCACTGCAAGATCCAGCACAGACTGATGGACAACCTGGCCCAGAACGGCTACGAATCGTTCACCTTCGACCAGCGCGGCGCAGGGCTCACCTCGCCGGGCAAATTAAGGGGCCGCACCGACGAACACCACACCTTCAAAGATCTGGACCATTTCGTCGAGAAGAATCTGGAACAGTGCCGCGAGAACAACACACCACTGGTGCTGTTCGGCCACTCGATGGGCGGCGGCATTGTGCTGCAGTATGCAGCACACGGCCGCTTCCGCAGCCGCGTCGCCGCCTTCAGCTGCACCGGCCCGCTTATCTTGCTGCACCCGCACTCGAGACCGAGCAGACTGGTGTCCCTGCTGTCGCCGCTCCTGGCCAAATGTCTGCCATCCTTCCAGATCGACACCGAACTAGACCTCGACGGAATCACCAGCGACAAACGCTACCAGGACTTCCTGAAACACGACATCCCCCTGAGCACCCCGTTGATCGGCACTCTGAGACAAATCTACGATTTCCTCAAGCGGGGAGAGGCGCTGTATGAGAACCGGGGCGGCCACATCAGCGCCAATTTCATCCGGGACCGACCCGTGCTCGTCATGCACGGAACCGACGACACCATCAACGACCCTGCGGCTTCCAAACACTTTGTCGAGACAGTTTGTCCAGCGGAGGACAAGACCCTCAAATTGTACCGGGAGGCCAAACATTCGATATTGTCATTGGAGACGGACGACGTGTTCCGCACCGTGTTCGATGACTATCTGGCCTGGCTAAATAGATGTTGTGTATCGAAGTAA
- the BUD2 gene encoding GTPase-activating protein BUD2 (similar to Saccharomyces cerevisiae BUD2 (YKL092C); ancestral locus Anc_2.490), whose translation MGNADLLHKATERSFSSNTMELRTILSGVQTYNGTFKGQVQWCESLVEGHWRLQHLEITEHGSLRYRLDSATLTSSCIEDDTFIFENVRTKAIIEHLQSCVLQLIEGNEDSLPTIKVELKAQQAQYLRVEDPSTFESLFFSLLWWSALKPEGVFSKTLLKAPSAPEERNPTKLLVSQLFVYGPLPQSKNIGVLQLSRPSFFSETDAEEGWFPAMGVLKSNGILDLHLQSDGSLIYSFDITILTRSEIRLVDSSLNCDNFLFMGVLPKLREQLNLSSACRFILNGRTQRRSSGVVFKFPLTIDVEDWIVALKSFALAESISLIGSHDSNRLRVSNRFKVSIIEGSFTRSDLMPHSPTLYVECLLWDRIWARTPIVSGSFTPFWREEFMFHESTRIDKLRIEIKEKGSQKNRTDKTIGVIELSQESICDGSLSKETRLPVLSPQDKKIKIGTLCIKITSSLNFVLPSVNFTTFERILSEDCHRSLANYVNDSSFAYDFKFEDFAMVLLDIFQAIGKENAWLSALIDRELVDVDGSITRNTINNKTSSHIYSTLFRGNSALTKSMEKYFYRIGKEYLDNSIGSILRQIVYDRISCEVDPSRIDEPDPERKRKILEKNRETLLNLVESIWVTIYKTSNDLPMSIKTQMKTFRTKVELICMGENSNTIVHCVSSLLFLRFFCPVILNPKLFDFVRSHLDDTPRRTLTLVSKVLLNLSIVTYFGKKEPYMVELNDFIGAHKEEVLDYVDKVTQKKLDFSPKTLKLSSSLSRPKLTMNEDCLIDLPSNPYLIDRYLRETELFTALATVATERDGDPKILQSVSIEQITKNVAHLEVSSEHKVLDIGELEFEKITNNNTEVFGSDLMKYLEKENSSSPVPNEYLQQSFKDDSARMKVLEQESILLINRSEHLKQVFSDYEIPAQEIKERVNHTQYLIKNSYYNKDLKVFVDGNAKFDKNEAHKRLFDLTTGRCPLLESLIPDPRIEYAEGSSASSSWNSPSVKTRGFSRLKSTKIQRKLTKSSEDTKRQESTSVIKRWFKRGT comes from the coding sequence ATGGGTAATGCGGACCTTTTGCACAAAGCGACAGAGCGATCTTTCTCTTCGAATACAATGGAGCTGAGGACAATTTTATCGGGAGTTCAGACATACAACGGGACATTCAAGGGTCAAGTTCAGTGGTGTGAAAGTTTGGTTGAAGGGCATTGGAGATTGCAACACTTGGAGATTACCGAACATGGATCACTGAGATATCGTTTAGATTCAGCGACACTTACATCATCCTgcattgaagatgatactTTTATATTTGAGAATGTTAGGACGAAAGCTATTATTGAACATTTGCAGAGCTGTGTACTTCAATTGATCGAAGGTAATGAAGACTCACTACCAACAATCAAGGTGGAGTTAAAAGCGCAACAGGCGCAGTACCTTCGTGTTGAAGATCCAAGCACTTTTGAATCgctatttttttcgttGTTATGGTGGAGTGCACTAAAGCCTGAAGGTGTTTTCAGCAAAACTTTACTGAAAGCTCCATCTGCACCTGAGGAAAGGAATCCTACTAAACTTTTGGTTTCCCAGCTTTTTGTATATGGACCTTTACCACAGTCAAAAAACATTGGGGTTTTGCAATTGAGTAGGCCCAGTTTCTTTTCCGAGACTGATGCAGAAGAAGGATGGTTTCCAGCCATGGGAGTTTTGAAGTCTAACGGTATTCTTGACCTGCACCTGCAAAGTGATGGTTCTTTAATATATTCATTTGATATTACCATTTTAACAAGGTCTGAGATCAGATTGGTTGATTCCTCATTGAATTGtgacaattttttatttatgGGGGTCCTTCCCAAATTGAGGGAACAACTCAATCTCTCGAGTGCCTGTAGGTTTATTCTTAACGGGCGTACACAGAGGAGGAGTAGCGGAGTTGTATTCAAATTTCCTCTGACGATAGATGTAGAGGATTGGATAGTTGCACTAAAATCTTTTGCTCTCGCAGAGAGCATTTCACTTATAGGCAGTCATGACTCTAACAGACTTCGTGTTTCAAATCGTTTCAAAGTATCGATTATTGAAGGTTCTTTTACGAGATCCGATCTAATGCCCCACAGCCCAACCTTGTATGTCGAATGTCTTTTGTGGGACCGTATTTGGGCAAGGACTCCGATAGTTTCCGGCAGTTTCACCCCTTTTTGGAGAGAAGAGTTTATGTTCCATGAATCTACTAGAATTGATAAGTTGAGAATTGAAATTAAGGAAAAGGGAAGTCAAAAGAATAGAACTGATAAAACAATTGGGGTCATTGAATTATCCCAAGAATCAATATGTGACGGTAGCTTAAGCAAGGAAACCAGGTTACCTGTTTTGAGTCCGCAAGataaaaagataaaaataGGAACGCTGTGCATCAAGATAACATCAAGTCTAAATTTTGTGCTTCCATCTGTAAATTTCACCACGTTTGAGAGAATTTTATCTGAGGACTGTCATAGAAGTCTTGCAAACTACGTGAATGATTCTTCATTTGCatatgatttcaaatttgaagattttgcGATGGTGCTGCTAGACATATTTCAGGCAATTGGTAAGGAAAACGCGTGGCTTTCAGCTCTGATTGATAGAGAATTGGTTGATGTTGATGGCTCCATTACAAGAAATACAATAAATAACAAAACGTCTTCGCATATTTACAGCACGCTATTTAGAGGGAACTCGGCACTAACAAAATCAATGGAAAAGTATTTTTACCGCATTGGCAAGGAATATTTGGATAATTCTATAGGAAGCATATTGAGGCAGATTGTTTATGACAGGATATCGTGTGAAGTTGATCCAAGCAGAATAGACGAACCAGATCCAGAacggaaaagaaaaatattggAGAAGAATCGGGAAACCCTCCTAAATTTGGTTGAGAGCATTTGGGTTACAATATACAAAACAAGTAATGATCTTCCAATGTCGATAAAAACACAAATGAAGACTTTCCGTACAAAAGTTGAGTTAATTTGCATGGGTGAAAATTCGAACACTATCGTCCATTGCGTTTCCagtttattatttttacGATTCTTTTGTCCAGTCATTTTGAATCCcaaactttttgatttcgTTAGAAGTCATTTGGATGATACCCCCAGAAGAACACTTACGCTAGTGAGCAAAGTACTTCTCAACCTATCAATTGTCACATACTTTGGTAAAAAGGAGCCCTATATGGTAGAGTTGAATGATTTCATTGGAGCCCATAAAGAAGAGGTTCTAGATTATGTTGATAAAGTGACtcagaaaaaattggatttttcaccaaaaactttgaaattaaGTAGCAGTTTGTCCAGACCTAAATTGACAATGAATGAGGATTGTCTGATTGATTTGCCCAGCAATCCTTACCTCATTGATAGGTATTTACGTGAAACAGAGCTGTTTACTGCATTGGCAACAGTTGCAACTGAAAGGGATGGTGATCCTAAAATATTGCAAAGTGTTAGTATAGAGcaaataacaaaaaatgttgCTCATCTGGAAGTATCATCGGAACATAAAGTACTAGATATAGGAGAATtagaatttgaaaagataacCAACAATAACACTGAAGTATTCGGCTCTGATTTAATGAAATACCTGGAGAAGGAAAATAGTTCAAGTCCTGTACCGAACGAATATCTTCAGCAAAGTTTTAAAGATGATTCCGCTAGGATGAAAGTGCTTGAACAAGAATCGATATTGCTCATAAATCGAAGTGAGCATCTGAAACAAGTGTTCTCTGATTATGAAATACCCGCACAAGAAATAAAGGAAAGGGTAAATCATACTCAATACCTAATTAAAAACTCATATTACAATAAAGATTTGAAGGTTTTTGTCGATGGAAACGctaaatttgataaaaacGAAGCACATAAGAGGCTATTTGACCTCACCACTGGGAGATGCCCTTTATTAGAAAGTCTCATTCCGGATCCAAGGATTGAGTATGCGGAAGGATCTAGCGCATCGTCTTCTTGGAATTCTCCATCAGTCAAGACAAGAGGCTTCTCGAGACTTAAATCTACAAAGATACAAAGAAAGCTAACAAAAAGTTCTGAAGACACAAAAAGGCAAGAAAGCACCAGTGTGATAAAAAGATGGTTCAAAAGAGGAACGTAA
- the CTF18 gene encoding Ctf18p (similar to Saccharomyces cerevisiae CTF18 (YMR078C); ancestral locus Anc_2.492) encodes MSDLFNFAGLTGGSTLFDTGDVIEHRAIHDDRENDHCEQRATEFTSSCGKVVKLRKKKVSVAEGLDATRLGYAKSAWRNDETYGININALLDRIEAKNEAKGGLSSRYQTHSKRHRSELLVEKWRPRNFLDLVGNDKTNRRILRWLRQWSPCVFNEALPRGPQKKPQENTEDNSEDEELLDPLQRPQKRILLIHGPPGVGKTSVTHVVAKQAGFSVVEINASDERAGTVVRDKTHNTLFNHTFNESAVCLVADEIDGSVESGFIKVLIDIVSNDAKATQKLILGSQLKVKSKKKKKSSKMLLRPIIAICNNLYAPALEKLKPHCEIISFKRPSDSSLQERLERICQIENLEIAPKTLKELMDLSQGDVRSCINNLQFLSSNQEFNSEVQVGVANKLESSSKDFSTSWFRICNALFRKDPRADPKSEIKELTRQVELNGNYERLVHGCHSLYLLEKYSDNGLMKPAALSDWLIFHDLMFKSLFDHNGELLRYCSITPLAFYNYFSDIANREDMRIKNSDFEFKEKQKSNLDVCRLLQHRITVNMPSRAPFISQQSLISHILPFVDYMLSSDVNKCRDLKLRQSIYDLMVGVLREFQLTLQPKYHEGLETRNLLGIEPPIENIVLLDEKRQKETLTKRPPIYNVLLAKSEESKARKRHRDQVTREKDKNLEIRSKKAKSGANSVDFFKIQYGLGDKRQPDSKAAVNDKLNKREKKDGVRIWVKYKEGFSDAVRKNVSWKDLWS; translated from the coding sequence ATGAGTGATCTATTTAATTTCGCTGGATTGACCGGAGGTAGTACTCTTTTTGACACTGGAGACGTTATAGAGCATCGAGCAATCCACGATGATAGAGAAAATGACCATTGCGAGCAGAGGGCCACAGAGTTTACAAGCAGCTGTGGTAAAGTTGTAAAATtaagaaagaagaaggtgtCAGTAGCTGAGGGGCTGGATGCAACGCGTCTCGGGTACGCCAAAAGCGCCTGGAGAAATGACGAGACCTACGGGATCAATATCAATGCATTATTGGACAGGATTGAAGCGAAAAATGAGGCCAAAGGGGGCTTAAGTTCTCGTTATCAAACTCACTCGAAGCGCCATAGAAGTGAATTGCTGGTTGAGAAGTGGCGCCCTAGAAactttcttgatcttgtAGGAAACGATAAGACCAACCGAAGAATTCTGCGATGGCTGAGACAATGGTCGCCGTGTGTATTCAACGAAGCCCTACCTAGGGGTCCTCAGAAGAAACCGCAAGAGAATACAGAAGACAATTCAGAAGACGAGGAGTTGTTAGATCCTTTACAGAGACCGCAGAAAAGGATCTTATTGATACACGGCCCTCCCGGCGTGGGTAAAACATCTGTAACGCATGTTGTTGCTAAGCAGGCTGGATTCTCAGTGGTTGAGATCAATGCGAGCGATGAAAGGGCAGGTACCGTGGTTAGAGACAAAACGCATAATACACTTTTCAATCACACCTTCAATGAAAGTGCAGTGTGCCTCGTTGCGGATGAAATAGATGGGAGTGTGGAGAGCGGTTTTATAAAAGTGTTGATAGACATTGTAAGTAATGATGCTAAGGCCACACAAAAGCTGATATTGGGGTCACAATTGAAGGttaaatcaaaaaagaagaaaaaaagctCTAAAATGCTACTTAGACCAATAATAGCGATTTGCAATAACTTGTACGCACCTGCAttagaaaaattgaagccTCATTGCGAAATAATCTCGTTCAAAAGACCGTCCGATAGCTCGTTGCAAGAGCGGTTAGAGAGAATTTGCCAGAtagaaaatttggaaattgCACCAAAGACACTCAAGGAATTAATGGATCTTTCTCAAGGTGATGTCCGAAGTTGCATTAACAACTTACAGTTCTTATCATCTAATCAGGAGTTTAATTCTGAAGTGCAGGTCGGGGTTGCAAATAAGTTGGAGTCAAGCTCGAAGGATTTTTCCACGTCTTGGTTTCGAATATGCAATGCTTTGTTTCGAAAAGATCCTCGAGCGGATCCCAAGTCTGAAATAAAAGAACTGACACGACAGGTTGAATTGAATGGAAACTATGAGAGGCTTGTACACGGATGTCATTCTCTGTACcttcttgaaaagtattCCGATAATGGCCTGATGAAGCCTGCAGCTCTTTCTGATTGGCTAATTTTCCATGATCTTATGTTTAAATCATTATTTGACCATAACGGCGAGTTATTAAGGTACTGTTCTATTACTCCACTGGCGTTTTATAATTATTTCTCAGATATAGCAAACAGGGAAGAtatgagaataaaaaactCGGATTTTGAGTTTAAAGAGAAGCAGAAAAGTAATTTGGACGTCTGTAGACTGCTACAACATAGAATTACTGTGAATATGCCATCTAGAGCACCTTTTATCAGTCAGCAATCCTTGATATCCCACATATTACCTTTTGTTGACTATATGCTTTCTTCAGATGTCAACAAATGCCGAGATTTGAAGCTGAGACAATCAATATATGATCTGATGGTGGGTGTTTTGAGGGAGTTTCAACTGACATTACAACCTAAATATCACGAAGGTCTAGAAACGAGAAATTTACTGGGAATCGAACCGCCTATAGAGAACATTGTCTTACTCGATGAAAAACGCCAGAAGGAAACCCTCACTAAAAGACCACCGATCTACAATGTTCTACTAGCAAAGTCAGAGGAAAGCAAGGCTAGAAAAAGACACAGAGATCAAGTAACAAGAGAAAAGGACAAAAACCTTGAAATTAGAAGCAAAAAAGCGAAGTCCGGTGCTAATTCGGTggatttcttcaaaattcaGTATGGGTTGGGCGACAAGAGGCAGCCTGACTCCAAAGCGGCAGTCAATGATAAACTCAATAAAagggaaaagaaagatggCGTGAGGATTTGGGTCAAATACAAAGAAGGATTTTCAGACGCGGTCAGGAAGAATGTGTCTTGGAAGGATCTTTGGTCATAA
- a CDS encoding uncharacterized protein (similar to Saccharomyces cerevisiae MBR1 (YKL093W) and ISF1 (YMR081C); ancestral locus Anc_2.488), translated as MGKEFSNEMFSLNIFERAVQDPCCDGCDHEDGRCYERSEHGDGDEEHDPLEERSGGGGTKCVRNALVRHQSSPAMQTSQPARRRANSATLIRQISRQSTLDVVAPAGMSIEEGQPMEFVPQRQQQQQQQTPSPTPTQQQTPSPTPTLQRTRSSCACIPTHLYGLEKYVSSVLDALSTGDYQDVPESLTAAESAVSSPLSSQSSSFSKPQCDSRKKSFIETSLAKSFSQ; from the coding sequence ATGGGCAAAGAATTCAGTAATGAGATGTTCTCGTTGAACATCTTCGAAAGGGCGGTGCAGGATCCATGTTGCGACGGCTGCGACCACGAGGACGGGCGCTGCTACGAGAGAAGCGAGCACGGCGACGGGGACGAGGAACACGACCCTCTCGAGGAGCGGAGCGGGGGCGGCGGCACCAAGTGTGTTCGAAATGCGCTGGTGCGCCACCAGTCGTCGCCCGCCATGCAGACGTCGCAGCCGGCGAGGCGGCGGGCGAATAGCGCCACGTTGATCCGGCAGATATCGCGGCAGTCGACGCTGGACGTGGTAGCGCCAGCGGGGATGTCGATCGAGGAGGGCCAGCCGATGGAGTTCGTACCACAGcggcagcagcagcagcagcagcaaacTCCGTCGCCGACTCCCACGCAGCAGCAAACTCCGTCGCCGACTCCCACGCTGCAGCGCACGCGGTCGTCGTGCGCTTGTATTCCAACTCATCTGTATggacttgaaaaatacgTTTCGTCGGTCTTGGACGCGCTGTCGACGGGCGACTATCAGGATGTGCCGGAGTCCCTGACGGCTGCGGAGTCTGCGGTTTCGTCTCCGCTGTCAAGCCAATCGTCGTCTTTCTCGAAGCCGCAGTGCGACTCGAGGAAGAAATCGTTCATCGAAACGTCACTGGCCAAGTCATTTTCACAATAG